A genome region from Pygocentrus nattereri isolate fPygNat1 chromosome 10, fPygNat1.pri, whole genome shotgun sequence includes the following:
- the LOC108443080 gene encoding procathepsin L-like, with the protein MRVLFVVAALVVMAGAASVSLEDLEFNTWKLNFGKSYGSEEEESQRKMIWLNNLKLVLKHNMLADQGLKSYRLGMNHFADMDNQEYQQMFSGCLGPFNRTKTRSATTVLRQAGSAFLPSAVDWKAAGYVTKVDHQMRCQSCWAFSAVGALEGQMFRKTGKLVSLSKQQLVDCSWFFGNRGCEGGWMDYAFEYIKHSGGLQSESSYPYEAKDGMCRFNPLNASATCSAYEELPSGDEKVLQEAVAVIGPISAAIDTSRHTFQLYKSGIYDDPYCSSTELNHAILVVGYGTDSRGEDYWVVKNSWGVHWGENGYVRMSRNKRNQCGIATKASFPHV; encoded by the exons ATGAGAGTTTTATTCGTTGTCGCTGCTCTTGTGGTCATGGCTGGTGCTGCCAGTGTCTCTCTGGAGGATCTGGAGTTCAACACCTGGAAACTGAACTTTG GTAAGAGTTATGGTTCAGAGGAAGAAGAGTCTCAGCGTAAAATGATCTGGCTGAACAATCTTAAGCTGGTCCTGAAGCACAACATGCTGGCTGACCAGGGCCTCAAAAGCTACAGACTTGGCATGAACCACTTTGCAGATATG GACAACCAGGAGTACCAGCAGATGTTCAGCGGCTGCCTGGGACCCTTCAACAGGACCAAGACCCGCAGTGCAACTACAGTCCTCCGACAGGCAGGGAGTGCTTTTCTGCCCAGCGCTGTGGATTGGAAGGCTGCAGGCTACGTGACCAAGGTTGATCATCAAATGCGTTGTCAATCCTGCTGGGCCTTCAGTGCG GTGGGGGCTCTCGAGGGTCAGATGTTCCGGAAAACAGGAAAGCTGGTGTCCCTGAGCAAGCAACAGCTGGTGGACTGCTCCTGGTTTTTTGGAAACCGTGGCTGTGAGGGTGGTTGGATGGACTACGCCTTTGAGTACATCAAGCACAGCGGAGGCCTGCAGTCAGAGAGCTCCTATCCTTATGAGGCCAAG GATGGGATGTGCAGATTTAACCCGCTGAATGCTAGCGCTACCTGCAGTGCCTACGAAGAGCTGCCGAGTGGAGATGAGAAGGTTCTGCAGGAAGCTGTGGCTGTAATCGGCCCAATTTCTGCAGCCATAGACACCAGCCGTCACACCTTCCAGCTCTACAAGTCAG GTATTTATGATGATCCATactgcagcagcactgagcTGAATCACGCTATACTGGTTGTTGGTTACGGCACTGACAGCCGTGGAGAGGACTACTGGGTGGTCAAGAACAG CTGGGGTGTCCATTGGGGTGAGAATGGCTATGTGAGAATGTCCAGGAACAAGAGGAACCAGTGTGGTATTGCTACAAAAGCCAGCTTTCCACATGTGTAA
- the LOC108443081 gene encoding procathepsin L-like: MRVLLTVAALVVGAGTASVSLEDLEFHTWKLKFDKSYGSVEEEFQRKMIWLDNLKMVLEHNMLADQGLKSYRLGMNHFADMDNQEYQAMFKGCLKSFNRTKSRNASAFLRQTGSAALPRTVDWREMGYVTEVKNQKTCSSCWAFSATGALEGQMFRKTRNLVSLSEQQLVDCSWFSGNQGCAGGWTEHAFEYVMHSGGLQSESSYPYEAKDGICRFNPKNASATCSDYEELPSEDEYVLQEAVAVIGPISAAVNIDRQTFQLYKSGVYDDPYCNKQPNHAVLVVGYGTDSYGEDYWVVKNSWGAQWGEKGYIKMSRNKDNQCGIATFTSYPLV, from the exons ATGAGGGTTTTGCTCACTGTTGCTGCTCTTGTGGTCGGGGCTGGTACTGCCAGTGTCTCTCTGGAGGATCTGGAGTTCCACACCTGGAAACTGAAATTTG ATAAGAGTTATGGTTCAGTGGAAGAAGAGTTTCAGCGTAAGATGATCTGGCTGGACAATCTTAAGATGGTCCTGGAGCACAACATGCTGGCTGACCAGGGCCTCAAAAGCTACAGACTCGGCATGAATCACTTTGCAGACATG GACAACCAGGAGTACCAGGCCATGTTCAAAGGCTGCCTAAAATCCTTCAACAGGACCAAGAGCCGCAATGCTTCTGCATTCCTCCGACAGACAGGGAGTGCTGCTCTGCCTAGAACTGTGGACTGGAGGGAAATGGGCTATGTGACCGAGgttaaaaaccaaaaaacatgtAGCTCCTGCTGGGCCTTCAGTGCA acggGGGCACTCGAGGGTCAGATGTTCCGGAAGACGAGGAATCTGGTATCTCTCAGTGAGCAGCAGCTGGTCGACTGCTCTTGGTTTTCAGGAAACCAAGGCTGCGCAGGCGGTTGGACAGAGCATGCCTTCGAGTACGTCATGCACAGTGGAGGCCTGCAGTCAGAGAGCTCCTATCCTTATGAGGCCAAG GATGGGATTTGTAGGTTCAATCCAAAGAATGCTAGTGCTACCTGCAGTGACTATGAAGAGCTACCCAGTGAAGACGAATATGTTCTGCAGGAAGCCGTGGCCGTAATCGGGCCTATTTCTGCAGCCGTCAACATCGATCGTCAAACCTTCCAACTCTATAAGTCAG GTGTTTATGATGATCCATACTGTAACAAGCAACCAAATCATGCTGTCCTGGTTGTTGGTTACGGCACTGACAGTTATGGGGAAGACTACTGGGTTGTCAAGAACAG cTGGGGTGCTCAATGGGGTGAAAAAGGTTACATAAAGATGTCCAGGAACAAGGATAACCAGTGTGGTATTGCTACATTCACCAGCTATCCTCTGGTTTAA